In a genomic window of Mus pahari unplaced genomic scaffold, PAHARI_EIJ_v1.1 scaffold_6532_1, whole genome shotgun sequence:
- the LOC110315793 gene encoding pregnancy-specific glycoprotein 22-like isoform X2: protein MEVSSELFTNVRIPWQRVLLTASLLTCWLLSTTAQITIQSPLQVVEGENILLRVDNLPENLLAFSWYRGMTNWRFTIALHLLDYNTSMTGLEHSGREILYSNGSLWIQNVTQEDTGYYTLQTISRHVELVSNTSTFLQVYSSHFTCGRPSFPAKLTIESVPLSVAEGESVLLRVHNLPEDLQLFFWYKGVILINKAEIVRHRTLKNLSDPGPAHSGRETVFSDGSLLLQNVTWKDTGFYTLQTVNRYWKMELAHIYLQVESKLTPCCDTLDSAQLRIVPVTPCVAEGENVLLQVHNLPEDVQTFSWYKGVDITLSFKILEYSKAMKSIIRGHAHSRRETGYTNGSLLLQDVTEKDSGLYTLITIDSNVRVETVYVQVNIYKLVTQPVLRVMDSTVRVQSSVIFTCFSDNTGVSIRWLFNNQSVQLTERMTLSPSKCQLRIHTVRKEDAGEYQCEVFNPVSSKTSLPVSLAVMME, encoded by the exons ATGGAGGTGTCCTCTGAACTTTTCACCAATGTGCGTATCCCCTGGCAGAGGGTCCTGCTCACAG CCTCCCTCTTGACCTGCTGGCTCCTGTCCACAACTGCCCAAATTACCATCCAGTCACCACTCCAAGTAGTTGAAGGAGAAAATATTCTTCTACGAGTTGACAATCTGCCAGAGAATCTTCTAGCCTTTTCCTGGTACAGAGGGATGACAAATTGGAGGTTCACAATTGCTTTGCATTTACTGGATTATAACACAAGTATGACAGGGCTTGAGCACAGTGGCAGAGAGATATTGTACAGCAACGGGTCCCTGTGGATCCAAAATGTCACCCAGGAGGACACAGGATATTACACTCTTCAAACCATAAGTAGACATGTAGAACTGGTGTCAAATACATCCACATTCCTTCAGGTGTACT CCTCTCATTTCACCTGTGGGcgtccttccttccctgccaaGCTCACTATTGAATCAGTGCCGCTCAGCGTTGCTGAAGGAGAAAGCGTTCTTCTCCGTGTTCACAATCTTCCAGAGgatcttcaattatttttctggTACAAAGGGGTGATTTTGATTAACAAGGCTGAGATTGTCCGACACAGAACACTCAAGAATTTAAGTGATCCAGGCCCTGCCCACAGCGGTAGAGAGACAGTGTTCAGCGATGGATCCCTGCTGCTCCAGAATGTCACCTGGAAAGACACCGGATTTTACACCCTACAAACTGTGAATCGATATTGGAAAATGGAATTAGCACACATTTACCTTCAGGTGGAAAGTAA GCTGA cCCCGTGCTGTGACACTCTCGACTCTGCCCAACTCAGGATTGTTCCAGTGACTCCATGTGTTGCTGAAGGGGAAAATGTTCTTCTCCAGGTCCATAATCTGCCAGAAGATGTGCAAACCTTTTCCTGGTACAAAGGTGTGGATATCACTCTATCCTTTAAAATTTTAGAGTACAGCAAAGCCATGAAGTCCATCATCAGAGGCCATGCACACAGCAGAAGAGAGACAGGGTACACCAATGGATCCCTGCTGCTCCAGGATGTCACTGAGAAAGACTCTGGCTTATACACACTAATAACAATAGACAGCAATGTGAGAGTTGAAACAGTGTATGTTCAAGTCAACATCTACA AGCTTGTGACACAGCCTGTCCTGAGAGTCATGGACAGCACAGTTAGAGTACAGAGCTCAGTGATCTTCACTTGCTTCTCAGACAACACTGGGGTCTCCATCCGTTGGCTCTTCAACAATCAGAGTGTACAGCTCACAGAGAGGATGACTCTGTCCCCATCAAAGTGTCAACTCAGGATACATACTGTGAGGAAGGAGGATGCTGGAGAGTATCAATGTGAGGTCTTCAACCCAGTCAGCTCAAAGACCAGTCTCCCAGTCAGCCTGGCCGTCATGATGGAGTGA
- the LOC110315793 gene encoding pregnancy-specific glycoprotein 22-like isoform X3: MEVSSELFTNVRIPWQRVLLTASLLTCWLLSTTAQITIQSPLQVVEGENILLRVDNLPENLLAFSWYRGMTNWRFTIALHLLDYNTSMTGLEHSGREILYSNGSLWIQNVTQEDTGYYTLQTISRHVELVSNTSTFLQVYSSHFTCGRPSFPAKLTIESVPLSVAEGESVLLRVHNLPEDLQLFFWYKGVILINKAEIVRHRTLKNLSDPGPAHSGRETVFSDGSLLLQNVTWKDTGFYTLQTVNRYWKMELAHIYLQVETPCCDTLDSAQLRIVPVTPCVAEGENVLLQVHNLPEDVQTFSWYKGVDITLSFKILEYSKAMKSIIRGHAHSRRETGYTNGSLLLQDVTEKDSGLYTLITIDSNVRVETVYVQVNIYKLVTQPVLRVMDSTVRVQSSVIFTCFSDNTGVSIRWLFNNQSVQLTERMTLSPSKCQLRIHTVRKEDAGEYQCEVFNPVSSKTSLPVSLAVMME, from the exons ATGGAGGTGTCCTCTGAACTTTTCACCAATGTGCGTATCCCCTGGCAGAGGGTCCTGCTCACAG CCTCCCTCTTGACCTGCTGGCTCCTGTCCACAACTGCCCAAATTACCATCCAGTCACCACTCCAAGTAGTTGAAGGAGAAAATATTCTTCTACGAGTTGACAATCTGCCAGAGAATCTTCTAGCCTTTTCCTGGTACAGAGGGATGACAAATTGGAGGTTCACAATTGCTTTGCATTTACTGGATTATAACACAAGTATGACAGGGCTTGAGCACAGTGGCAGAGAGATATTGTACAGCAACGGGTCCCTGTGGATCCAAAATGTCACCCAGGAGGACACAGGATATTACACTCTTCAAACCATAAGTAGACATGTAGAACTGGTGTCAAATACATCCACATTCCTTCAGGTGTACT CCTCTCATTTCACCTGTGGGcgtccttccttccctgccaaGCTCACTATTGAATCAGTGCCGCTCAGCGTTGCTGAAGGAGAAAGCGTTCTTCTCCGTGTTCACAATCTTCCAGAGgatcttcaattatttttctggTACAAAGGGGTGATTTTGATTAACAAGGCTGAGATTGTCCGACACAGAACACTCAAGAATTTAAGTGATCCAGGCCCTGCCCACAGCGGTAGAGAGACAGTGTTCAGCGATGGATCCCTGCTGCTCCAGAATGTCACCTGGAAAGACACCGGATTTTACACCCTACAAACTGTGAATCGATATTGGAAAATGGAATTAGCACACATTTACCTTCAGGTGGAAA cCCCGTGCTGTGACACTCTCGACTCTGCCCAACTCAGGATTGTTCCAGTGACTCCATGTGTTGCTGAAGGGGAAAATGTTCTTCTCCAGGTCCATAATCTGCCAGAAGATGTGCAAACCTTTTCCTGGTACAAAGGTGTGGATATCACTCTATCCTTTAAAATTTTAGAGTACAGCAAAGCCATGAAGTCCATCATCAGAGGCCATGCACACAGCAGAAGAGAGACAGGGTACACCAATGGATCCCTGCTGCTCCAGGATGTCACTGAGAAAGACTCTGGCTTATACACACTAATAACAATAGACAGCAATGTGAGAGTTGAAACAGTGTATGTTCAAGTCAACATCTACA AGCTTGTGACACAGCCTGTCCTGAGAGTCATGGACAGCACAGTTAGAGTACAGAGCTCAGTGATCTTCACTTGCTTCTCAGACAACACTGGGGTCTCCATCCGTTGGCTCTTCAACAATCAGAGTGTACAGCTCACAGAGAGGATGACTCTGTCCCCATCAAAGTGTCAACTCAGGATACATACTGTGAGGAAGGAGGATGCTGGAGAGTATCAATGTGAGGTCTTCAACCCAGTCAGCTCAAAGACCAGTCTCCCAGTCAGCCTGGCCGTCATGATGGAGTGA
- the LOC110315793 gene encoding pregnancy-specific glycoprotein 22-like isoform X1: protein MEVSSELFTNVRIPWQRVLLTASLLTCWLLSTTAQITIQSPLQVVEGENILLRVDNLPENLLAFSWYRGMTNWRFTIALHLLDYNTSMTGLEHSGREILYSNGSLWIQNVTQEDTGYYTLQTISRHVELVSNTSTFLQVYSSHFTCGRPSFPAKLTIESVPLSVAEGESVLLRVHNLPEDLQLFFWYKGVILINKAEIVRHRTLKNLSDPGPAHSGRETVFSDGSLLLQNVTWKDTGFYTLQTVNRYWKMELAHIYLQVETQHTPCCDTLDSAQLRIVPVTPCVAEGENVLLQVHNLPEDVQTFSWYKGVDITLSFKILEYSKAMKSIIRGHAHSRRETGYTNGSLLLQDVTEKDSGLYTLITIDSNVRVETVYVQVNIYKLVTQPVLRVMDSTVRVQSSVIFTCFSDNTGVSIRWLFNNQSVQLTERMTLSPSKCQLRIHTVRKEDAGEYQCEVFNPVSSKTSLPVSLAVMME from the exons ATGGAGGTGTCCTCTGAACTTTTCACCAATGTGCGTATCCCCTGGCAGAGGGTCCTGCTCACAG CCTCCCTCTTGACCTGCTGGCTCCTGTCCACAACTGCCCAAATTACCATCCAGTCACCACTCCAAGTAGTTGAAGGAGAAAATATTCTTCTACGAGTTGACAATCTGCCAGAGAATCTTCTAGCCTTTTCCTGGTACAGAGGGATGACAAATTGGAGGTTCACAATTGCTTTGCATTTACTGGATTATAACACAAGTATGACAGGGCTTGAGCACAGTGGCAGAGAGATATTGTACAGCAACGGGTCCCTGTGGATCCAAAATGTCACCCAGGAGGACACAGGATATTACACTCTTCAAACCATAAGTAGACATGTAGAACTGGTGTCAAATACATCCACATTCCTTCAGGTGTACT CCTCTCATTTCACCTGTGGGcgtccttccttccctgccaaGCTCACTATTGAATCAGTGCCGCTCAGCGTTGCTGAAGGAGAAAGCGTTCTTCTCCGTGTTCACAATCTTCCAGAGgatcttcaattatttttctggTACAAAGGGGTGATTTTGATTAACAAGGCTGAGATTGTCCGACACAGAACACTCAAGAATTTAAGTGATCCAGGCCCTGCCCACAGCGGTAGAGAGACAGTGTTCAGCGATGGATCCCTGCTGCTCCAGAATGTCACCTGGAAAGACACCGGATTTTACACCCTACAAACTGTGAATCGATATTGGAAAATGGAATTAGCACACATTTACCTTCAGGTGGAAA CCCAGCATA cCCCGTGCTGTGACACTCTCGACTCTGCCCAACTCAGGATTGTTCCAGTGACTCCATGTGTTGCTGAAGGGGAAAATGTTCTTCTCCAGGTCCATAATCTGCCAGAAGATGTGCAAACCTTTTCCTGGTACAAAGGTGTGGATATCACTCTATCCTTTAAAATTTTAGAGTACAGCAAAGCCATGAAGTCCATCATCAGAGGCCATGCACACAGCAGAAGAGAGACAGGGTACACCAATGGATCCCTGCTGCTCCAGGATGTCACTGAGAAAGACTCTGGCTTATACACACTAATAACAATAGACAGCAATGTGAGAGTTGAAACAGTGTATGTTCAAGTCAACATCTACA AGCTTGTGACACAGCCTGTCCTGAGAGTCATGGACAGCACAGTTAGAGTACAGAGCTCAGTGATCTTCACTTGCTTCTCAGACAACACTGGGGTCTCCATCCGTTGGCTCTTCAACAATCAGAGTGTACAGCTCACAGAGAGGATGACTCTGTCCCCATCAAAGTGTCAACTCAGGATACATACTGTGAGGAAGGAGGATGCTGGAGAGTATCAATGTGAGGTCTTCAACCCAGTCAGCTCAAAGACCAGTCTCCCAGTCAGCCTGGCCGTCATGATGGAGTGA
- the LOC110315793 gene encoding pregnancy-specific glycoprotein 22-like isoform X5 codes for MEVSSELFTNVRIPWQRVLLTASHFTCGRPSFPAKLTIESVPLSVAEGESVLLRVHNLPEDLQLFFWYKGVILINKAEIVRHRTLKNLSDPGPAHSGRETVFSDGSLLLQNVTWKDTGFYTLQTVNRYWKMELAHIYLQVETQHTPCCDTLDSAQLRIVPVTPCVAEGENVLLQVHNLPEDVQTFSWYKGVDITLSFKILEYSKAMKSIIRGHAHSRRETGYTNGSLLLQDVTEKDSGLYTLITIDSNVRVETVYVQVNIYSK; via the exons ATGGAGGTGTCCTCTGAACTTTTCACCAATGTGCGTATCCCCTGGCAGAGGGTCCTGCTCACAG CCTCTCATTTCACCTGTGGGcgtccttccttccctgccaaGCTCACTATTGAATCAGTGCCGCTCAGCGTTGCTGAAGGAGAAAGCGTTCTTCTCCGTGTTCACAATCTTCCAGAGgatcttcaattatttttctggTACAAAGGGGTGATTTTGATTAACAAGGCTGAGATTGTCCGACACAGAACACTCAAGAATTTAAGTGATCCAGGCCCTGCCCACAGCGGTAGAGAGACAGTGTTCAGCGATGGATCCCTGCTGCTCCAGAATGTCACCTGGAAAGACACCGGATTTTACACCCTACAAACTGTGAATCGATATTGGAAAATGGAATTAGCACACATTTACCTTCAGGTGGAAA CCCAGCATA cCCCGTGCTGTGACACTCTCGACTCTGCCCAACTCAGGATTGTTCCAGTGACTCCATGTGTTGCTGAAGGGGAAAATGTTCTTCTCCAGGTCCATAATCTGCCAGAAGATGTGCAAACCTTTTCCTGGTACAAAGGTGTGGATATCACTCTATCCTTTAAAATTTTAGAGTACAGCAAAGCCATGAAGTCCATCATCAGAGGCCATGCACACAGCAGAAGAGAGACAGGGTACACCAATGGATCCCTGCTGCTCCAGGATGTCACTGAGAAAGACTCTGGCTTATACACACTAATAACAATAGACAGCAATGTGAGAGTTGAAACAGTGTATGTTCAAGTCAACATCTACAGTAAGtga
- the LOC110315793 gene encoding pregnancy-specific glycoprotein 22-like isoform X4, with amino-acid sequence MGQLHSGREILYSNGSLWIQNVTQEDTGYYTLQTISRHVELVSNTSTFLQVYSSHFTCGRPSFPAKLTIESVPLSVAEGESVLLRVHNLPEDLQLFFWYKGVILINKAEIVRHRTLKNLSDPGPAHSGRETVFSDGSLLLQNVTWKDTGFYTLQTVNRYWKMELAHIYLQVETPCCDTLDSAQLRIVPVTPCVAEGENVLLQVHNLPEDVQTFSWYKGVDITLSFKILEYSKAMKSIIRGHAHSRRETGYTNGSLLLQDVTEKDSGLYTLITIDSNVRVETVYVQVNIYKLVTQPVLRVMDSTVRVQSSVIFTCFSDNTGVSIRWLFNNQSVQLTERMTLSPSKCQLRIHTVRKEDAGEYQCEVFNPVSSKTSLPVSLAVMME; translated from the exons CACAGTGGCAGAGAGATATTGTACAGCAACGGGTCCCTGTGGATCCAAAATGTCACCCAGGAGGACACAGGATATTACACTCTTCAAACCATAAGTAGACATGTAGAACTGGTGTCAAATACATCCACATTCCTTCAGGTGTACT CCTCTCATTTCACCTGTGGGcgtccttccttccctgccaaGCTCACTATTGAATCAGTGCCGCTCAGCGTTGCTGAAGGAGAAAGCGTTCTTCTCCGTGTTCACAATCTTCCAGAGgatcttcaattatttttctggTACAAAGGGGTGATTTTGATTAACAAGGCTGAGATTGTCCGACACAGAACACTCAAGAATTTAAGTGATCCAGGCCCTGCCCACAGCGGTAGAGAGACAGTGTTCAGCGATGGATCCCTGCTGCTCCAGAATGTCACCTGGAAAGACACCGGATTTTACACCCTACAAACTGTGAATCGATATTGGAAAATGGAATTAGCACACATTTACCTTCAGGTGGAAA cCCCGTGCTGTGACACTCTCGACTCTGCCCAACTCAGGATTGTTCCAGTGACTCCATGTGTTGCTGAAGGGGAAAATGTTCTTCTCCAGGTCCATAATCTGCCAGAAGATGTGCAAACCTTTTCCTGGTACAAAGGTGTGGATATCACTCTATCCTTTAAAATTTTAGAGTACAGCAAAGCCATGAAGTCCATCATCAGAGGCCATGCACACAGCAGAAGAGAGACAGGGTACACCAATGGATCCCTGCTGCTCCAGGATGTCACTGAGAAAGACTCTGGCTTATACACACTAATAACAATAGACAGCAATGTGAGAGTTGAAACAGTGTATGTTCAAGTCAACATCTACA AGCTTGTGACACAGCCTGTCCTGAGAGTCATGGACAGCACAGTTAGAGTACAGAGCTCAGTGATCTTCACTTGCTTCTCAGACAACACTGGGGTCTCCATCCGTTGGCTCTTCAACAATCAGAGTGTACAGCTCACAGAGAGGATGACTCTGTCCCCATCAAAGTGTCAACTCAGGATACATACTGTGAGGAAGGAGGATGCTGGAGAGTATCAATGTGAGGTCTTCAACCCAGTCAGCTCAAAGACCAGTCTCCCAGTCAGCCTGGCCGTCATGATGGAGTGA